A genome region from Alicyclobacillus acidocaldarius subsp. acidocaldarius DSM 446 includes the following:
- a CDS encoding Yae1 family protein, whose translation MYRLIDEIFEDGRREGHLEGFKEGLQEGIEKGMEKGMEKGIEMGTEMGVRRVARNMLEAGMPCEVIERATGLSRDAIEALRKQMN comes from the coding sequence ATGTATCGCCTGATTGATGAGATCTTTGAGGACGGCCGCAGGGAAGGGCACCTTGAGGGTTTCAAGGAAGGACTGCAAGAGGGCATCGAAAAAGGCATGGAGAAAGGCATGGAAAAAGGCATCGAGATGGGAACGGAGATGGGCGTTCGCCGAGTCGCGCGAAACATGCTCGAGGCGGGCATGCCGTGCGAGGTCATTGAGCGGGCGACGGGACTCTCTCGCGATGCGATTGAGGCCCTGCGAAAGCAGATGAACTGA
- a CDS encoding phosphotransferase family protein: MDIRTVPGIMPVREEDQLDWEELRKYLVREGVLPADSGPLIAVQFPTGASNLTYLIQSGEFVAVLRRPPHGPLPPRAHDMGRESSILARLHPHFPKAPKPYAYCEDPLVIGVPFFVMEYRPGVPLDDAFPEGFAYAPEVGRAISERAIQALAELHAVDPVASGLIQFGKPEGFLRRQVDGWIERFHRSRTDEDVPHADAVMAWLSAHVPESRDVTVIHNDFKLNNMLFAPPAYHDIVGIVDWEMATVGDPLFDLGVMLSYWTEPSDPPALQALFPSVTTLEGFYSRREMAERYAEETGRSVHDMKFYYVFGVFKLAVILQQIYVRYKMGKTSDARFARFGDGIRALVEHARAEIDHP, encoded by the coding sequence ATGGACATCCGCACCGTGCCCGGCATCATGCCGGTTCGCGAAGAAGATCAGTTGGATTGGGAAGAACTCCGGAAGTACCTCGTGCGCGAGGGCGTGCTTCCTGCGGATTCCGGTCCGCTTATCGCCGTCCAGTTCCCCACCGGCGCGTCCAACCTCACGTACCTGATTCAGAGCGGCGAGTTTGTGGCCGTCCTGCGCCGCCCGCCCCATGGCCCGCTCCCCCCGCGGGCGCACGACATGGGGCGCGAGTCATCCATCCTCGCAAGGCTCCATCCGCACTTCCCGAAGGCCCCGAAGCCGTATGCCTACTGTGAAGATCCGCTGGTCATCGGCGTGCCGTTTTTCGTCATGGAGTACCGCCCGGGCGTCCCGTTGGACGACGCGTTCCCCGAGGGCTTCGCGTATGCGCCCGAGGTGGGGCGAGCCATCTCCGAGCGCGCCATTCAGGCGCTCGCGGAGCTGCACGCCGTGGACCCGGTGGCATCTGGGCTCATCCAGTTTGGCAAGCCCGAGGGCTTTCTGCGCCGCCAGGTCGACGGATGGATCGAGCGATTCCACCGGTCTCGCACGGATGAGGACGTGCCTCACGCGGACGCCGTCATGGCGTGGCTCAGCGCCCACGTCCCGGAATCGCGGGACGTCACCGTCATCCACAACGACTTCAAGCTGAACAACATGCTGTTTGCGCCGCCCGCCTATCACGACATCGTCGGCATCGTGGACTGGGAGATGGCGACGGTCGGCGACCCGCTCTTCGATCTCGGCGTCATGTTGAGCTACTGGACCGAGCCGTCCGATCCGCCGGCGCTCCAGGCGCTCTTCCCGTCCGTGACGACGCTCGAAGGATTTTACTCGCGCCGCGAGATGGCCGAGCGGTACGCGGAGGAGACCGGGCGCTCCGTCCACGACATGAAGTTTTATTACGTCTTCGGCGTGTTCAAGCTCGCCGTCATCCTGCAGCAGATTTACGTGCGATACAAGATGGGGAAGACGTCCGACGCCCGTTTCGCCCGCTTCGGCGACGGCATCCGGGCGCTCGTCGAACACGCCAGGGCCGAGATCGACCACCCCTGA
- a CDS encoding IclR family transcriptional regulator, which yields MDYQVPSVALAARVLKLLSRHKYRQSTLTEIAERLGVNKTTCLRVLRTLEREDFVSYDPQSRRYSLGPYLIPLGARAADLNDVYAHALAELHQVAAHTGMTAVLVKRLRDDRVIYIGSAEPPGDGVRIAVSVGQQFPVYGAAFGRCFLAYDDESTWRRVLREGLKAYTPNSITDEEEYVRLLQEVREKGYAVSHGELWPGISAVAVPVFNQQNKVDLVLSCLTMTSVIQGEDVERAVKALKESAAKVSAWSGYQGRA from the coding sequence TTGGACTACCAAGTGCCATCTGTCGCGCTCGCGGCGCGCGTTCTAAAGCTCTTGAGCCGACACAAGTATCGGCAATCCACGCTGACCGAGATCGCCGAGCGGCTCGGCGTGAACAAGACGACCTGCCTGCGCGTGCTGCGGACGTTGGAGCGGGAGGATTTCGTCTCCTACGATCCGCAGTCGCGCCGCTACAGCCTGGGCCCGTACCTTATCCCGCTCGGCGCTCGGGCGGCAGATCTGAATGACGTCTACGCGCACGCGCTTGCCGAACTTCATCAGGTCGCCGCGCACACGGGCATGACGGCCGTCCTCGTCAAGCGGCTGCGCGACGATCGCGTCATTTACATCGGCTCCGCCGAGCCGCCGGGCGACGGGGTGCGCATTGCGGTGTCGGTGGGGCAGCAGTTCCCTGTGTACGGCGCCGCCTTCGGCCGCTGCTTTCTGGCGTATGACGACGAGTCCACGTGGCGTCGAGTGCTGCGGGAGGGGCTCAAGGCCTACACGCCGAACAGCATCACCGACGAAGAGGAGTACGTGCGCCTTCTGCAGGAGGTGCGCGAAAAGGGGTACGCGGTCTCCCATGGCGAGCTGTGGCCTGGCATCTCAGCGGTGGCTGTGCCGGTCTTCAATCAGCAGAACAAGGTCGATCTCGTCCTCTCCTGCCTCACGATGACGTCGGTCATCCAGGGCGAGGACGTGGAGCGGGCGGTGAAGGCGCTCAAGGAGAGCGCCGCCAAAGTGTCGGCGTGGAGCGGATATCAGGGTCGGGCGTAG